In the genome of Photobacterium sp. TLY01, one region contains:
- a CDS encoding methyl-accepting chemotaxis protein yields MLLIQSVFLLLVVIGGLLTFFGNQGLNRVAVQFASLSQQALPVATLNAEMVKGSLASAQSLTEVINSRTIKSLETALNTLKSHEQHVEDAVAELQQLATEHGISWLENDVSAFESDLTTFNQLVSSIQQTQQQILTNQAKLESDKATMNYAVSSVRSEMSRISIGLYAGDAAAMGHVTNFINHSQEMGNNMVALLFESDLKEAEAYAKDLNRTNLSGMLYAWKELNRLNPELAEYSSLSVPFEMVKGLFSEQGMVALKLDTLRLIQAQAEKAEQAKVQVQQIMLKLGDMEMGSQQMIHVSEQGVLAASDNAKMIFIALSVAGLLLAILAGAWVSKTVRLSLQRLDNVIKANSMGDLTVIADENAPKEFAELASLLNQSNRTNSHAMAQLSENGQALTQAAERSQAASAQSRRALSQQSDQLSTIAAAITELEASIKEIAQSTTESETEAEAANTLAKEGAEIIARSTERLQSLDVQFARNEACMISLDEHVGKITEVVELISTIANNTNLLALNAAIEAARAGEQGRGFAVVADEVRKLASETNQQTESIRRTIAELHQAAEDANTAMQESRSEMTASIHLSGEVESAIQSIQGAIARITDKVITISAATQQQENASMEVGRSVEEVASQASLNNQQLSTLVEEARTVSDIAQEQSKMLTRYKILDPAV; encoded by the coding sequence GTGCTTCTGATACAGTCAGTTTTTCTGCTTCTTGTGGTTATCGGTGGCTTACTCACATTTTTTGGTAATCAAGGACTCAACCGTGTTGCTGTTCAATTCGCCTCACTGAGCCAGCAGGCCTTACCCGTCGCCACACTCAATGCCGAAATGGTTAAGGGATCACTGGCTTCCGCTCAGAGTCTGACAGAAGTGATCAACAGCCGGACAATCAAAAGTCTGGAAACGGCACTGAACACACTGAAAAGTCATGAGCAGCATGTCGAAGATGCTGTGGCTGAACTGCAACAACTGGCCACAGAACATGGCATCAGCTGGCTTGAAAATGATGTCAGTGCATTTGAAAGCGATCTCACCACATTTAATCAGCTCGTCTCATCCATTCAACAAACACAGCAGCAAATTCTGACCAATCAGGCCAAATTAGAATCTGACAAAGCCACGATGAATTATGCGGTTTCCTCGGTGCGCTCTGAAATGAGCCGGATCAGCATTGGCCTGTACGCTGGCGATGCAGCCGCGATGGGGCATGTCACCAACTTCATTAATCATTCCCAGGAAATGGGCAACAACATGGTGGCGCTGCTGTTTGAGAGCGATCTGAAAGAAGCCGAAGCGTACGCGAAAGATCTGAACCGGACCAATTTGTCAGGCATGTTATATGCGTGGAAAGAGCTGAATCGACTTAATCCTGAACTGGCGGAATACTCAAGTTTATCTGTACCGTTTGAGATGGTGAAAGGGCTGTTTAGCGAGCAGGGCATGGTCGCCCTGAAGCTCGATACGCTTCGGCTGATACAGGCGCAAGCTGAAAAAGCCGAACAGGCAAAAGTGCAGGTGCAACAAATCATGCTCAAGCTGGGGGATATGGAGATGGGGTCACAGCAGATGATCCATGTCAGCGAGCAGGGAGTGTTGGCTGCCAGCGACAATGCCAAAATGATTTTTATTGCGCTGAGTGTTGCAGGTTTATTGCTGGCAATCCTTGCGGGTGCCTGGGTCAGTAAGACGGTTCGTCTTTCATTGCAGCGTCTGGATAATGTGATTAAGGCAAACAGTATGGGCGATCTGACCGTCATCGCAGACGAAAATGCACCGAAAGAGTTTGCTGAACTGGCCAGTCTGCTGAATCAGTCGAATCGCACCAACAGTCACGCCATGGCGCAACTGAGTGAGAATGGCCAGGCCTTGACTCAGGCGGCTGAGCGTAGCCAGGCAGCTTCGGCGCAGTCTCGCCGCGCACTCAGTCAGCAAAGCGATCAACTGAGCACGATTGCGGCTGCCATCACTGAGTTAGAAGCTTCAATTAAAGAAATTGCGCAAAGCACCACAGAGTCGGAAACGGAAGCCGAAGCAGCCAACACGCTGGCAAAAGAAGGGGCTGAAATCATTGCTCGCAGTACGGAACGCTTGCAGTCGCTGGATGTACAGTTTGCACGAAACGAAGCCTGTATGATCTCGCTTGATGAACATGTCGGGAAAATCACTGAAGTTGTGGAGCTCATCAGTACCATTGCCAACAACACCAATCTTCTGGCACTGAATGCGGCAATAGAAGCAGCAAGGGCCGGTGAACAGGGACGTGGTTTTGCCGTGGTTGCTGATGAGGTCAGAAAACTGGCCAGCGAGACCAATCAGCAAACTGAGTCGATCCGCCGGACGATCGCCGAGCTGCATCAGGCGGCAGAGGATGCCAATACCGCGATGCAGGAAAGTCGCAGTGAAATGACGGCCTCCATTCATCTGAGTGGCGAGGTTGAATCGGCGATTCAAAGCATTCAGGGCGCGATTGCCCGCATTACCGATAAAGTGATCACCATCTCGGCTGCGACCCAGCAGCAGGAAAATGCTTCCATGGAAGTGGGCCGCAGCGTGGAGGAAGTCGCCAGTCAGGCCAGTCTGAACAATCAGCAGCTATCGACACTGGTTGAGGAAGCCAGAACGGTGTCGGACATTGCGCAGGAGCAAAGCAAGATGCTGACCCGGTATAAAATTCTGGACCCGGCTGTTTAG
- a CDS encoding tRNA-uridine aminocarboxypropyltransferase, protein MRIHAVHNLYEMRLARSTRPFLARGGKVERCQFCMLRAHLCICSHKPQIESDAAFMLIMYDDEVLKPSNTGRLIADLFTDTFAFIWSRTEPDPAMLAVLADPQWQPYVIFPAEYGTPERVASEVVPAPGKRPLFILLDGSWSEAKKMFRKSPYLNNFPMLSITPESRSRYQVREATKDNQLGTAEVAARIVAGFGEQENARMLDLWFDVFRENYMVGKLNRSLPQDSALARLKQAVAADATL, encoded by the coding sequence ATGCGTATCCACGCTGTTCATAACCTGTATGAAATGCGTCTTGCCCGTTCAACACGGCCGTTTCTGGCCCGGGGTGGAAAAGTTGAGCGCTGTCAGTTCTGCATGCTCAGAGCACACCTGTGTATCTGCAGTCATAAGCCGCAGATTGAGTCGGACGCTGCCTTCATGCTGATCATGTACGATGATGAAGTGCTCAAACCCAGTAATACCGGCAGGCTGATTGCCGATCTGTTTACCGATACCTTTGCGTTTATCTGGTCTCGCACTGAGCCTGATCCCGCCATGCTTGCGGTACTTGCCGATCCCCAGTGGCAACCTTATGTCATTTTTCCGGCAGAGTACGGAACACCAGAGCGTGTCGCAAGCGAGGTTGTACCCGCGCCCGGCAAACGCCCCTTGTTTATATTGCTTGACGGAAGCTGGTCTGAAGCGAAAAAAATGTTTCGCAAAAGCCCGTATCTGAATAATTTTCCAATGCTGTCAATTACGCCTGAATCTCGCTCGCGCTATCAGGTGCGGGAAGCGACCAAAGACAATCAGTTGGGTACGGCAGAAGTCGCGGCCCGGATCGTGGCCGGTTTTGGTGAGCAGGAAAATGCCCGAATGCTGGATCTTTGGTTCGATGTGTTCAGAGAAAATTATATGGTTGGAAAACTAAACCGGTCTTTGCCGCAAGACTCAGCTTTGGCGCGCTTAAAGCAGGCCGTGGCAGCAGATGCGACCCTATAA
- the nagK gene encoding N-acetylglucosamine kinase, whose amino-acid sequence MYYGFDVGGTKIEFGAFNEQLERVATERVPTPGDDYEALIETLVTLIQKADERFQCTGKVGIGIPGMEDAENGTVLTSNIPAAKGRHLRRDLESRLGRTVSIDNDANCFALSEAWDEALRDEPSVLGLILGTGFGGGLVFNGKVFSGKNHVAGELGHTRLPIDAWFHLGDKAPLFQCGCDNKGCIDNYLSGRGFEQLYAHYFGEKVPAVEIIQQYNQGEAKAVEHVERFVELLAICLGNLLTGLDPHVVVLGGGLSNFELLYDELPKRLPKHLLSVARVPKIIKAKHGDAGGVRGAAFLNIETA is encoded by the coding sequence ATGTATTACGGCTTCGATGTGGGCGGCACTAAAATTGAATTTGGTGCGTTCAACGAACAACTTGAGCGAGTGGCCACTGAGCGTGTGCCGACGCCGGGTGATGATTATGAGGCGTTAATTGAAACGCTGGTGACGCTTATCCAAAAAGCAGATGAACGTTTTCAGTGTACCGGAAAAGTTGGTATCGGAATTCCCGGTATGGAAGATGCCGAAAATGGTACCGTGCTGACGTCTAATATCCCTGCTGCAAAAGGCCGTCATCTGCGTCGGGATCTTGAAAGCCGTCTTGGCCGTACGGTCAGCATAGATAACGATGCAAATTGTTTTGCATTGTCTGAAGCGTGGGATGAAGCATTACGGGATGAGCCGTCTGTACTGGGTTTGATTTTAGGCACCGGATTTGGCGGTGGTTTAGTCTTCAACGGGAAAGTCTTTTCCGGTAAGAACCATGTGGCTGGTGAACTGGGCCATACACGTTTGCCGATTGATGCCTGGTTTCACCTGGGCGATAAAGCCCCGTTGTTCCAGTGCGGCTGTGACAACAAAGGCTGTATTGATAACTATCTGTCCGGACGCGGTTTTGAACAGCTGTATGCGCATTACTTCGGTGAGAAGGTCCCGGCGGTGGAGATCATTCAGCAGTACAACCAAGGCGAAGCGAAAGCCGTTGAGCATGTGGAGCGTTTTGTTGAGCTGCTGGCCATTTGTCTGGGGAATTTGCTGACCGGTCTGGATCCGCATGTGGTGGTACTGGGTGGCGGTCTGTCTAATTTCGAACTCTTGTATGATGAGTTGCCAAAGCGTTTGCCGAAGCATCTGCTGTCGGTGGCACGCGTGCCGAAAATTATCAAAGCCAAACACGGCGATGCGGGCGGTGTCCGTGGCGCGGCATTCCTGAATATAGAAACGGCCTGA
- a CDS encoding DEAD/DEAH box helicase, with product MAFSKLGLQADILSAINAQGFTEPTPVQQLAIPAVLAGKDVLAAAQTGTGKTAAYGLPLLDRMLSQSAKSQDQGKGAPIRALILTPTRELAQQVQDNMDAFCAVLPLSVVAVYGGTSMNLQTKALRDRPEIVVATPGRLLDHAHVGNIDLSQVEYLVLDEADRMLDMGFQDEIQRILRRMKAPRQTLLFSATFSKAVKNLAYKMMQDPSVIEVTPANTTAETVQQIVYPVDKHRKAELLAYLIGSRNWQQVLVFTKTKQGSDALVNELQLDGIKAASINGDKSQGARQRALDDFKSGKVRALIATDVAARGLDIEQLSYVVNFDMPFKAEDYVHRIGRTGRAGSEGLAVSLMSLDEEWALKAIEDLLDTRLPQEWLAGYEPNPNIAPPEHAPKGRSADKRRLKKQLKVHQGRGKRQSSRR from the coding sequence ATGGCGTTTTCCAAGTTAGGACTACAGGCTGATATCTTATCGGCGATTAATGCGCAAGGTTTTACAGAACCGACGCCGGTACAGCAACTGGCGATCCCTGCTGTGCTGGCAGGAAAGGATGTGCTGGCTGCTGCGCAGACAGGAACCGGAAAAACCGCTGCTTACGGGTTACCTCTGCTCGATCGGATGCTCAGTCAGAGCGCAAAATCTCAGGACCAAGGGAAGGGCGCACCGATCAGAGCCTTGATTCTGACGCCGACCAGAGAGCTGGCGCAGCAGGTCCAGGACAACATGGATGCCTTTTGTGCTGTCTTACCTCTCAGTGTTGTGGCTGTGTATGGCGGTACCAGCATGAATTTGCAGACCAAAGCCCTCAGAGATCGCCCTGAAATCGTCGTTGCCACGCCGGGACGTCTATTGGATCACGCCCATGTCGGAAATATCGATCTCAGTCAGGTTGAATATCTGGTGCTGGATGAAGCCGATCGCATGCTGGATATGGGCTTTCAGGATGAAATCCAGCGCATTTTAAGGCGAATGAAAGCGCCGCGGCAAACCCTGCTGTTTTCTGCGACCTTCTCGAAAGCGGTCAAGAATCTGGCCTACAAAATGATGCAGGATCCTTCTGTGATTGAAGTGACGCCTGCCAATACCACAGCGGAAACCGTGCAGCAGATTGTCTATCCGGTTGATAAACATCGTAAAGCTGAACTGCTGGCTTACCTGATTGGCTCGCGTAACTGGCAACAGGTACTGGTGTTTACCAAAACCAAACAGGGATCCGATGCGCTGGTGAACGAATTGCAGCTGGATGGCATTAAAGCCGCCTCCATTAATGGTGATAAAAGCCAGGGAGCCAGACAACGCGCGCTGGATGATTTTAAATCAGGCAAAGTGCGGGCTTTAATTGCAACCGACGTCGCAGCCAGAGGACTGGACATCGAGCAATTGTCGTATGTAGTGAATTTCGATATGCCTTTTAAAGCGGAAGATTATGTTCACCGTATCGGGCGTACCGGTCGTGCCGGCAGCGAAGGCCTGGCGGTGTCGCTGATGAGCCTGGATGAGGAATGGGCGCTCAAAGCGATTGAAGATCTGCTGGATACGCGTTTACCCCAGGAATGGCTGGCCGGTTATGAGCCTAACCCAAATATTGCACCCCCTGAACATGCGCCGAAAGGCCGTTCAGCCGATAAGCGCCGTCTGAAAAAACAGCTCAAAGTGCATCAGGGCAGGGGAAAGCGCCAGTCATCGAGGCGCTAA
- a CDS encoding ketoacyl-ACP synthase III, which produces MAMYHAEITGWGKCLPPAILTNDELSQFVETNDEWIQSRTGIQERRISHVDTSKLAEIAGARALAAAGLTANDLDLIIIASCSPDTLMPNIASKVALDLGAKRAAAFDLNAACTGFIYSLETATRLIQGGNYRHALVIGAERLSWLIDWSKRDTAVLFGDGAGAVILSRTEEKLGLQEAQLGCDAEGRDVLAIPDFGTSMDRFNPDPGHFTFNFVGREIFRRAVRGMGSAAGTVLERAQLSKEEIDVVIPHQANKRIIEALCDHTGIPLEKAFVNIHRYGNTSAATVPIALCEAVEEGFIKPGNTILSAAFGAGLTWGACLIKWGQRVTPVSTSDAELPPCEKTAREIMQNAIDHCTGVK; this is translated from the coding sequence ATCGCTATGTACCACGCCGAAATCACGGGTTGGGGCAAGTGCCTGCCACCAGCTATTCTGACCAATGACGAACTCAGCCAGTTTGTCGAAACCAATGATGAATGGATCCAGTCCCGTACCGGCATTCAGGAACGTCGTATCAGCCATGTTGATACCTCGAAGCTGGCAGAAATAGCCGGTGCCCGGGCACTGGCCGCCGCCGGATTAACCGCCAATGATCTGGATTTAATCATTATCGCTTCCTGCTCGCCCGATACCCTGATGCCGAACATTGCGTCCAAAGTCGCGCTGGATCTGGGTGCCAAGCGCGCAGCCGCGTTCGATCTCAACGCTGCGTGTACCGGTTTCATTTACAGCCTGGAAACCGCCACTCGCCTGATTCAGGGTGGCAATTACCGCCATGCACTGGTGATTGGTGCAGAGCGTTTATCCTGGCTGATCGACTGGAGCAAACGGGATACTGCGGTGCTGTTCGGTGATGGCGCTGGCGCTGTGATCCTCAGCCGTACCGAAGAAAAACTGGGCCTGCAGGAAGCGCAACTGGGCTGTGATGCTGAAGGCCGTGATGTGCTGGCCATCCCTGATTTCGGAACCTCAATGGATCGCTTTAATCCGGATCCGGGTCATTTTACCTTTAACTTTGTTGGCCGTGAGATTTTCCGTCGTGCCGTAAGAGGCATGGGTTCAGCGGCCGGCACTGTGCTGGAACGTGCTCAGCTCAGCAAAGAAGAGATTGATGTCGTCATTCCCCATCAGGCGAACAAGCGCATTATTGAAGCGCTGTGCGATCACACAGGGATTCCGCTGGAAAAAGCGTTCGTTAACATTCATCGCTACGGCAACACCTCGGCCGCGACTGTGCCCATTGCGCTCTGTGAGGCAGTTGAAGAGGGCTTCATCAAACCTGGAAATACTATCCTATCGGCTGCATTTGGTGCTGGCCTGACCTGGGGCGCCTGTCTGATCAAATGGGGACAACGGGTCACCCCTGTTTCAACATCAGATGCCGAGCTGCCGCCTTGTGAGAAAACCGCACGCGAGATTATGCAAAACGCGATTGACCACTGTACCGGCGTGAAGTAA
- a CDS encoding Gfo/Idh/MocA family protein, whose product MLRVAIVGTNWITDSFLEAAQQTGKINPVAVYSRTMESAENFARKHHIKHCFDDLDAMANSDEIDAVYLASPNAFHAAQAEIFIRAGKHVMVEKPMASNIQEVEALITLAQENQVVLFEALKTTYNPNFAVLRNSLSKIGRLRKAHFSFCQYSSRYDKYLNGENPNTFNPEFSNGSLMDIGIYPLSVAVALFGEPKSFTAQGALLDSGVDGHGTLVLHYGDFDAVITHSKVSDSKIPCELQGEMGTLVIDTIAECRNIVIHRREEPDVTLSRFQAKNTMQYEAAEFARLVEEKDYDHSGLARSRIVHTIMTVAREIIGIRYPADS is encoded by the coding sequence ATGTTAAGAGTGGCAATCGTCGGTACAAATTGGATCACTGACAGTTTTCTTGAGGCAGCTCAGCAAACAGGGAAAATCAATCCTGTTGCTGTCTATTCCAGAACAATGGAAAGCGCTGAAAACTTTGCACGCAAGCACCATATTAAACATTGTTTTGATGACCTCGATGCCATGGCTAACAGTGATGAGATTGATGCTGTGTATCTTGCCAGCCCTAATGCCTTCCACGCCGCTCAGGCTGAAATCTTTATCCGTGCCGGAAAGCATGTGATGGTCGAGAAGCCTATGGCATCCAATATTCAGGAAGTTGAGGCTTTAATTACCCTGGCTCAGGAAAATCAAGTGGTGTTGTTCGAAGCGCTGAAGACAACATACAATCCGAATTTTGCCGTGCTGCGCAACAGCCTAAGTAAAATCGGGCGGTTACGCAAAGCGCATTTCAGCTTTTGTCAGTATTCATCCCGGTACGATAAATACCTCAATGGCGAGAACCCGAATACTTTTAATCCTGAATTCTCGAATGGGTCATTAATGGATATCGGTATCTACCCATTGAGTGTGGCTGTCGCTTTGTTCGGTGAGCCTAAAAGCTTTACAGCACAAGGAGCGTTGCTGGATTCCGGGGTGGATGGCCATGGCACGCTGGTATTACATTACGGTGATTTTGATGCCGTGATTACTCACTCGAAGGTGAGTGACAGCAAGATCCCCTGTGAGTTGCAAGGGGAGATGGGAACATTGGTGATCGATACCATCGCAGAATGTCGCAACATTGTGATTCATCGCCGAGAAGAACCAGATGTGACGCTGTCACGCTTTCAGGCGAAAAATACCATGCAGTACGAAGCTGCCGAATTTGCGCGTCTGGTTGAAGAGAAAGATTATGACCACTCGGGTCTGGCGCGTAGCCGTATCGTACACACCATCATGACAGTTGCCAGAGAGATTATCGGGATTCGGTATCCTGCTGATTCCTGA
- a CDS encoding DASS family sodium-coupled anion symporter, protein MTALALTLKQWLFDRNSLILLADIALFFVLLNTLPVEKEVATGLSILAFVAVLWLTEAIHVSITALLVPLLAVGFGVFKTNQALSNFADPIIFLFLGGFALAAALRSQELDQAIADKVLVMAKGKMSVAVFMLFGVTAGLSMWISNTATAAMMLPLVLGVLAKVDAKNQRNTYVFVLLGVAYCASIGGIATVVGSPPNAIAAAEAGLSFTDWMAFGLPVALVLLPLAVGVLYFLLKPNLNHRFEMNHKPVEWTNGKKITLAIFALTVVLWIFSKPINSMLGGLSKFDTLVALFAIALLGASRVVDWKKIEKTTDWGVLLLFGGGICLSNVLKETGTSVFLANSLSGFLDQAGLLFTILVVAAFVVFLTEFASNTASAALLVPVFASVADAMGVSPVILSVLIGVAASCAFMLPVATPPNAIVFGSGHIKQSEMMRAGVYLNIVAIAFLTMVAYLFW, encoded by the coding sequence ATGACAGCCTTAGCACTGACACTGAAACAGTGGCTGTTTGACCGGAACAGCCTGATACTGCTTGCAGATATCGCCCTATTTTTCGTCCTGCTAAATACATTACCCGTTGAAAAGGAAGTGGCAACGGGTCTGAGTATTCTTGCTTTCGTCGCCGTACTCTGGCTGACAGAAGCAATCCATGTCAGCATTACTGCACTGCTTGTCCCGCTGCTGGCAGTCGGTTTTGGTGTCTTTAAAACCAACCAGGCACTGAGCAACTTTGCCGACCCCATCATTTTCCTGTTTCTGGGTGGTTTTGCGCTGGCTGCTGCGCTGCGCAGTCAGGAACTCGACCAGGCCATCGCCGATAAAGTGCTGGTGATGGCCAAAGGAAAAATGTCCGTCGCCGTATTCATGCTTTTTGGGGTGACAGCAGGCCTGTCGATGTGGATCAGCAACACAGCAACGGCGGCCATGATGTTACCGCTGGTATTAGGTGTGCTGGCTAAAGTAGATGCCAAAAATCAGCGCAATACCTATGTCTTCGTCCTGCTGGGCGTTGCTTACTGTGCCAGCATCGGTGGCATTGCCACTGTTGTGGGCAGCCCGCCCAATGCCATTGCTGCCGCTGAAGCCGGTCTGAGCTTTACCGACTGGATGGCCTTCGGTTTGCCTGTCGCGCTGGTACTGTTACCTTTGGCCGTAGGCGTGCTGTACTTCCTGCTCAAGCCTAACCTGAACCACAGGTTCGAGATGAATCACAAACCGGTAGAATGGACCAACGGGAAAAAAATCACCCTTGCCATCTTTGCGTTAACCGTGGTGCTGTGGATTTTCAGCAAACCGATTAATAGCATGCTGGGTGGTTTGAGCAAGTTCGATACGCTGGTTGCACTGTTTGCTATCGCGCTGCTGGGTGCATCACGCGTCGTAGACTGGAAAAAAATTGAGAAAACAACCGACTGGGGTGTGTTACTTCTATTCGGTGGTGGTATCTGTTTAAGTAATGTCCTGAAAGAAACCGGAACCAGTGTCTTCCTGGCGAACAGCCTGAGCGGCTTCCTGGATCAGGCTGGCCTGTTGTTCACGATTCTGGTTGTCGCGGCGTTCGTGGTCTTTCTGACCGAGTTTGCCAGTAACACCGCCAGTGCTGCCCTGCTGGTCCCTGTTTTTGCCTCGGTGGCAGATGCCATGGGGGTATCACCCGTGATTCTTTCAGTGCTTATTGGTGTTGCCGCCTCATGCGCCTTCATGCTTCCGGTTGCCACACCACCGAACGCCATTGTGTTTGGCTCAGGCCATATCAAACAAAGTGAGATGATGCGCGCCGGGGTTTACCTGAACATTGTTGCGATTGCTTTCCTGACCATGGTGGCTTACCTGTTCTGGTAA